One window of the Cryptomeria japonica chromosome 7, Sugi_1.0, whole genome shotgun sequence genome contains the following:
- the LOC131056760 gene encoding disease resistance protein Roq1-like produces the protein MASSSSFQPNAFSEIIPEFNSLQPSPSSKVFDVFINHRGPDVKDTLALQLYKLLDRMGIRAFLDSQELEFGDSVPSTIGNAIRSASVQIAIFSKMYAESPWCLDELDLMLKTSARIIPIFYHVEPSDLRYTEKGVYSDAFSTFVQKGRYLNKIEEWRKVLCSVSFISGYVLTKFNSNCKKLCKEIVYAVHKEVEKRKPLPVAKSPVGLNEIVESFERTCCKKRVDKGGIIGIFGMGGSGKTTLAKELFNRKRSEYNESCFLFNVRETNCISLQSKLLMELFHEKRRFKSIDEGSSYLQHRLARRDRLKFLIVLDDIDHVHQLDDLLVRDMLSPGSLLIVTTRDERVLIRSKISVRYKMKEMNRDHSRKLFCWHAFRQPSPVSDFEDLVESFVTVCGGLPLSLQVLGGLVFASRDRKYWQLQLDKVLKMLPGDIRHKLKISFDSLDSEEKQIFMDIACFFIGIDKQMAIRIWKGSGWSAKHALQTLQDRCLVMFDRVYETKWHAVFKMHDHLRDLGREMAEQMIPPQRLWQPQYHKSLASKPFQNIFMELNGRCFNCISDSFQMTYFFGNSDDSVQTSSTLLSLELSMFKDKHLTIPSWLPLQNLQYLRIKGGCLERLWQSDSQAPSQLKELQLQYTSVEDQFPNSLGVWKKLEDLVLFGMGRQGFEIGQFIVIEGRSLSESLNNLTNLRNLVLTHLSVSGELALNRSRDSPNFKSSMDSLEKIGIRDVEALSKISISGQNCPRLNSLELRDIKHLIEVHFTQNSVELGPCDLAEEGCSEIKELSSLERIQINKCWQLQKITGIEKLRRLKYLYLSAGREAIWGCVEKLQRAPENVIVNGIAAEGAEKKLNAELFSDVIGNNAVVNITENSFKEAVVTLETQSLSAGIICLVIPTSHPMGYMSGIESLTGEYVSTCMVTVPTQIKRVWKCQFGKTPTKRGYIIRVNKDEEWKALHVFKTVISTLY, from the exons atggcttcttcatcctcaTTTCAGCCCAATGCTTTTAGTGAAATTATACCCGAATTCAACAGCTTACAACCTTCACCATCTTCCAAAGTATTTGATGTATTCATTAACCACAGGGGTCCTGATGTAAAAGATACTCTTGCTCTTCAGCTTTATAAACTTCTTGACAGAATGGGAATTCGAGCATTTCTTGATTCCCAAGAGCTTGAATTCGGGGATTCCGTTCCTTCTACAATTGGGAATGCCATCCGTTCTGCATCAGTTCAAATTGCTATTTTCTCTAAAATGTATGCAGAGTCTCCTTGGTGTTTAGATGAACTAGATCTCATGTTAAAGACCAGTGCTAGGATTATTCCTATTTTTTATCATGTCGAGCCTTCGGACCTCCGCTACACAGAGAAAGGGGTGTATTCTGATGCATTCAGTACGTTTGTACAGAAGGGAAGGTACTTAAACAAGATTGAGGAATGGAGAAAGGTTCTTTGCTCTGTGTCTTTCATCTCCGGCTACGTACTCACCAAATTTAATAG TAATTGTAAGAAGCTATGCAAAGAGATAGTGTATGCTGTTCATAAAGAGGTAGAAAAGAGAAAACCATTACCCGTGGCAAAAAGTCCAGTGGGACTTAATGAGATTGTGGAAAGTTTTGAAAGGACCTGTTGCAAGAAAAGAGTGGACAAAGGCGGCATCATTGGCATATTTGGGATGGGCGGATCTGGAAAGACAACCCTTGCCAAAGAATTGTTCAATCGCAAGCGGTCGGAGTACAATGAATCTTGTTTTCTCTTCAATGTGCGAGAAACGAATTGTATTTCCTTGCAAAGCAAACTCCTAATGGAACTGTTCCATGAAAAACGTCGATTTAAGAGTATAGATGAAGGATCTAGCTATCTCCAACATCGTCTGGCAAGGAGGGATCGGTTGAAATTCCTTATTGTTTTGGATGACATTGATCATGTGCACCAGTTAGATGATTTATTAGTAAGGGATATGCTGAGTCCTGGCAGTTTGTTAATTGTCACAACCCGTGATGAGAGGGTGCTAATCAGGTCTAAAATCAGCGTTCGTTATAAGATGAAAGAAATGAATAGGGATCATAGCAGAAAGCTTTTCTGTTGGCATGCTTTCCGCCAACCATCTCCAGTAAGTGATTTTGAGGATTTGGTTGAAAGCTTTGTAACAGTGTGTGGAGGTTTACCTTTGTCTCTCCAAGTCTTAGGAGGCCTTGTTTTTGCTAGTAGAGACAGGAAGTATTGGCAATTGCAATTGGATAAAGTTCTTAAAATGTTGCCAGGAGACATCAGACACAAACTCAAAATAAGCTTTGATTCACTGGATAGTGAGGAGAAACAGATATTTATGGACATAGCATGTTTCTTCATTGGAATAGACAAACAAATGGCCATAAGGATATGGAAGGGATCAGGCTGGAGCGCAAAGCATGCACTTCAAACCTTACAAGATAGATGTCTTGTTATGTTTGATAGAGTGTATGAAACTAAATGGCATGCTGTTTTCAAAATGCATGATCACCTCCGTGATTTGGGAAGAGAGATGGCAGAGCAAATGATTCCTCCTCAACGCCTATGGCAACCTCAATATCATAAATCACTG GCATCAAAACCATTCCAAAACATATTCATGGAACTGAATGGCCGGTGTTTCAATTGCATCTCTGACTCGTTTCAGATGACATACTTTTTTGGAAACTCAGATGATTCTGTTCAAACATCCTCTACTCTGCTTTCGCTTGAGCTTAGCATGTTCAAGGACAAACACTTGACCATTCCTTCATGGCTTCCCCTACAAAATTTGCAGTACTTGAGAATTAAGGGCGGATGTTTGGAAAGGTTGTGGCAGAGCGATTCACAG GCCCCTTCACAGTTGAAAGAGCTACAGCTTCAGTACACATCAGTTGAAGATCAGTTCCCTAATTCATTAGGAGTATGGAAAAAATTAGAAGATCTAGTCCTGTTTGGAATGGGACGGCAAGGATTTGAAATTGGCCAATTTATAGTAATTGAAGGGAGATCGCTCTCAGAGTCACTTAACAATCTCACCAATCTTAGAAACCTAGTTTTGACACATTTGTCTGTAAGTGGGGAACTAGCTTTGAATAGAAGCAGAGACTCGCCTAATTTTAAGTCTTCCATGGATAGCCTTGAAAAGATAGGTATTCGTGATGTAGAAGCTTTATCAAAGATCTCAATTAGTGGACAGAACTGTCCACGCCTTAACTCTCTAGAGCTTAGAGACATTAAACATCTAATTGAAGTTCATTTTACACAAAATAGTGTTGAACTGGGGCCTTGTGATCTAGCAGAGGAAGGCTGTTCAGAAATAAAAGAGTTATCAAGTCTAGAGAGAATTCAAATTAATAAATGTTGGCAGCTGCAGAAAATCACAGGTATCGAAAAGTTGAGAAGACTAAAATATCTATATCTTTCAGCAGGCCGTGAAGCTATATGGGGTTGTGTTGAGAAGTTACAG AGAGCACCAGAGAATGTGATAGTGAATGGGATAGCAGCTGAAGGAGCAGAGAAAAAGTTAAATGCAGAGCTATTTTCAGATGTTATTGGTAACAATGCAGTGGTTAATATTACTGAGAACTCATTCAAGGAGGCAGTTGTAACATTAGAAACACAGTCATTGAGTGCAGGGATCATATGTCTTGTGATTCCAACCTCTCATCCCATGGGCTATATGAGTGGTATAGAATCTCTAACAGGAGAATATGTCTCTACATGTATGGTTACTGTCCCAACACAAATAAAGCGCGTTTGGAAGTGCCAATTTGGTAAAACCCCAACAAAGAGAGGGTATATAATAAGGGTGAACAAAGATGAAGAATGGAAAGCCCTACATGTATTCAAAACCGTTATTTCTACGTTATACTAG